Proteins encoded within one genomic window of Lampris incognitus isolate fLamInc1 chromosome 1, fLamInc1.hap2, whole genome shotgun sequence:
- the si:dkeyp-117b11.1 gene encoding B-cell linker protein — translation MTMSFFGKLKNLHSGPPAPPRRIDNNAGYGWPEDEFDEEDGDMYEAPPCERPPVKVPPRHVEENVYLERTSNPVLPQRQAAPPPRPAKMTPMGKASKQPPQYNGGEFYIDPNSKKPPEIDRKEKPGRKPAPKRMVPPPTRSAPVPAPTSHFEEDVYLDPNEDQGDNDDLYLEPTEACPPAPRGPMRTSLPPKMAEAPSSVPIMKPPVPRAKSSSFLPYFNEVKTAPPPDVRRSTFPAKLPPPTPGVKPPLLANMKESKPSPPPPPIADAKTAAPKQEANEVKEWFAGDCTRKTAEDLLLRVNKDGAFLIRHSSVQNGRQPYTLAVLYRQKVYNIPIRFLEETQCYALGKEGKKNEEIFSSLQEIVSHHMSNQLPLIDSKSQAKHTMYLTHPARP, via the exons ATGACAATG AGCTTCTTTGGAAAACTGAAGAATCT ACACAGCGGACCTCCAGCACCACCTAGAAGGATAG ATAATAATGCTGGTTATGGCTGGCCAGAGGATGAGTTT GATGAGGAGGACGGGGACATGTATGAGGCTCCTCCATGTGAGCGTCCTCCTGTAAAAGTCCCACCCAGACATGTGGAAGAGAATGTTTAtttgg AGAGGACATCCAACCCAGTTCTTCCTCAGAGGCAGGCGGCTCCTCCACCTAGGCCAGCCAAGATGACACCTATGGGAAAAGCCTCG AAACAGCCACCTCAATATAATGGCGGCGAGTTCTACATTGATCCCAACAGCAAAAAAC CCCCTGAGATAGATAGAAAGGAGAAGCCAGGGCGAAAGCCTGCTCCCAAGAGGATGGTTCCTCCTCCCACCCGCTCTGCCCCGGTACCTGCCCCCACCTCTCACTTTGAGGAAG ATGTATATTTGGATCCAAATGAAGACCAG GGAGATAATGATGACTTGTATCTGGAACCGACGGAGG CCTGCCCTCCTGCCCCTCGTGGGCCTATGAGGACATCTCTTCCACCCAAGATGGCAGAAGCCCCTTCTTCTGTGCCCAT cATGAAACCTCCAGTACCAAGAGCCAAGTCT AGTTCATTCTTGCCTTATTTTAACGAAGTaaaaacag CTCCTCCGCCAGATGTGAGACGCTCCACCTTTCCTGCTAAACTCCCTCCTCCAACGCCTGGTGTTAAGCCCCCCCTCCTGGCAAACATGAAGGAGAGTAAACCGAG CCCGCCACCTCCTCCGATAGCGGACGCCAAGACAGCAG CTCCCAAACAGGAAGCAAATGAG GTCAAAGAGTGGTTTGCTGGAGACTGCACGAGGAAGACGGCGGAGGACCTCCTGCTGAGAGTCAACAAG GACGGCGCGTTCCTGATCCGGCACAGCTCCGTGCAGAACGGACGCCAGCCCTACACCCTGGCCGTGCTCTACAGGCAGAAGGTCTACAACATTCCCATACGCTTCCTGGAGGAGACGCAATGCTATGCCCTCGGAAAAGAGGGGAAGAAAAACGAGGAG atattCAGCAGTCTGCAGGAGATCGTTTCTCACCACATGAGTAACCAGCTGCCTCTGATTGACAGCAAGAGTCAAGCCAAACACACTATGTACCTCACCCACCCCGCACGCCCTTAA